The nucleotide window AGCGGCTGTGTGGATGGTGGAGAGGACCTGGGGAAGCATCATAGCTGCGGCGGCGCCTTCGGCTGCTCGGGCGAGCACCAACACCAACACGTTCGGTGCCAAACCGCAGACCAGCGATGTGACAGTGAAGGCGCCCATCCCGAGTACAAATAGTCGTCGCCGCCCGATGGCATCACCAACGCGAGCCCCGACGACGAGCAGTACGGCATAGGCGGTGCCATAGCCAGCCACAACTAATTGAAGCATCCCCGGCGATGCGTGCAGATCGTGATCGATGGTCGGAAGCGCCACGTTGACAATGAAGAAGTCGGTGAGCGGAAGAAAGAGGCCGAGCAGGAGAATAACCAGTCCGAGGGGGCGGAGCTCCGAAGAGGAGCAATCTTGAGTCATGTTCCCCAGCTTAAGGTCACCGCGAGAGGGGTAGCAGTGCGAAGTTATCCTGGTATCGGGACCACCTGGTACCACCAAGACGAGAAGACTATTCTGGTACTAGTGGTAGTCCTTTCCTCTGACCCTGCTCCTGGCGCAACGCTGCTCGCGCCATCGTCGGCGACTCTCGATGATGTGGCTCGACGCCGTGAGCTCGGTACCTTCTTGCGTTCTCGTCGCCAGCGACTCACCCCGGAGGCCGTCGGCCTCCCCAACGTTGGCCGTCGCCGCACCCCGGGACTGCGCCGCGAGGAGGTAGCCACATTGGCGGGTGTCGGCGTCACCTGGTACACGTGGCTGGAGCAGGGTCGTGACATCCGAGCCTCCAACTCTGTCCTCGACGCCGTCGGGCGCACCCTGCGCATGGATCCCGTCGAGCGGCGACACCTCTTCTTTCTGGCTGGCTCGAACCCGCCACCCGGGCCAGGCGACTGCCCGGTGATCACCCCGGCGATTCGCTCCGTCATGCACCAGTTGTCCCCGCTGCCAGCGTGCGTGCTCAACAGCCACTTCGACATCCTTGCATACAATGAGTCCTACGGTCGGCTGGTCGACGACCTCGACGCCATACCGGTTGAGGACCATAACACACTCCTGCTCTCGCTCACCCACCCCGCATGGCGCCGTTCGTTGGTGGAATGGGAGGACAGTGTCAGTCGCTGCATCGGTCAATTGCGAGGTGCCGTGGCCGAACACGCTTGCGAACCGTCCTGGTCCGCTCTCGTGGAGCGTCTCTCTGCGTCGTCGCCAGACTTCGTTTCTTACTGGGAACACCATGAGGTGCATTCTGTCGACAATCTGATCAGGTCGATCCTCAACGACCGAGTGGGCCTCTTGCGCCTGGCCTACACCAGTTTCTTCCTCACGCCCGGGACCGGAACCCGGCTCGTCACCTACACCCCGGTCGACGACGACACTTCGGCCCGCCTGGCCGAGCTCGTTCCTGCCTCACGATGACGGACACTAGGTGAGTTGTGCTCGCAAGGCCGCAATATCTCCCAGCACCCAAGCGCTTGTCAGACGATCGGCATCTGCGCGAAAGAAGGCGGCTCCGGCGTACGCGAATTTCTTGCCAGTTGCCCCGATGCCGAGGAGAGGTCCGCTGTGGGTCCCGCGGTACAGCATCCGCGCCGCACCGTTCTCCTGATCACAAACGAGGGTGACGACCTCATTGTA belongs to Ferrimicrobium sp. and includes:
- a CDS encoding helix-turn-helix transcriptional regulator, whose amino-acid sequence is MSHVPQLKVTARGVAVRSYPGIGTTWYHQDEKTILVLVVVLSSDPAPGATLLAPSSATLDDVARRRELGTFLRSRRQRLTPEAVGLPNVGRRRTPGLRREEVATLAGVGVTWYTWLEQGRDIRASNSVLDAVGRTLRMDPVERRHLFFLAGSNPPPGPGDCPVITPAIRSVMHQLSPLPACVLNSHFDILAYNESYGRLVDDLDAIPVEDHNTLLLSLTHPAWRRSLVEWEDSVSRCIGQLRGAVAEHACEPSWSALVERLSASSPDFVSYWEHHEVHSVDNLIRSILNDRVGLLRLAYTSFFLTPGTGTRLVTYTPVDDDTSARLAELVPASR
- a CDS encoding ester cyclase — encoded protein: METRGLIELFYSELWNEWNDALVDRLLTPNFEFRGSLGQVTHTRDEWRGYRDIIHAGSFDFYNEVVTLVCDQENGAARMLYRGTHSGPLLGIGATGKKFAYAGAAFFRADADRLTSAWVLGDIAALRAQLT